The Gemmatimonadota bacterium DH-78 region TCAGCTGGGCGACGTGTCGCGCTACGAGACGCCCAAGAAGATCGCCCTCCTCGACCGCGAGTTCACCATCGAGGACGGCACGCTCACGCCGAGCCTGAAGGTGAAGCGGCGGGTGGTGCAGGAGCGGCTCGACGAGGTGATCGACCGCTTCTACGACGAGGCCAACGAGCACCGGTCGGTCTTTCCCGGGTGGTGACGCGGAAGGGGGACTCCGGGTCGGTCGACGACCCGCGGGTGATCCTCGTCACGGCACCCGATCGCGACACGGCGCACGAGCTGGCCCGCACGCTGGTGGGCGAGCGACTGGTCGCCTGCGCGAACCTGCTCCCCGGGGTGCGCTCGGTGTACCGCTGGGAGGGGGCGGTGGAGGAGGCCGACGAGGTGCTCCTCCTGCTCAAGACCCGCGCCGACCGCGTCGATACTCTGCGCCGGCGGGTGGTGTCGATCCACCCGTACGACGTGCCCGAGTTCGTGGTGCTCCCGGTCGAGGGAGGCCTCGATCGCTACCTCGACTGGATCCGCACGGAGTCCTCTCCCGAGTAGCGCTCGAACCCGGGCCCCGTCGTCGTCCGCAGGCCCCGACAGCGGGAGAACGGTGATCCAGGTCGTTCGCGAGGTTCTGGAGTTGTGGGAGGGGGAGTGCGTGGTGCGGGCGATCCGCTCCGACGGCGCCTCCATCACCCCCGTCGCACGACGCATCGAGGCCCGGGCGGGTGCCGACATCCGCCGGCGGGTGGAGGCGATGGGCGAGCTTCCGGTCGGAAGCGCCGTGCTCACCCCCGGGGGTGAGCTGCCCGTGCGCTTTCTGCTGCACGTGGTTCTGCAGTCCGCCCAGAGCGCGGTCACGCCCGCGGTCGTTCACCGCGCGACGTCGAACGCGCTCGCGCGCGCCGTCGACTTCGCGATGGACGAGCTGGCCCTGCCTCC contains the following coding sequences:
- the cutA gene encoding divalent-cation tolerance protein CutA, coding for MTRKGDSGSVDDPRVILVTAPDRDTAHELARTLVGERLVACANLLPGVRSVYRWEGAVEEADEVLLLLKTRADRVDTLRRRVVSIHPYDVPEFVVLPVEGGLDRYLDWIRTESSPE
- a CDS encoding macro domain-containing protein; protein product: MIQVVREVLELWEGECVVRAIRSDGASITPVARRIEARAGADIRRRVEAMGELPVGSAVLTPGGELPVRFLLHVVLQSAQSAVTPAVVHRATSNALARAVDFAMDELALPPLGTHAGNLEAEESAHAMAAALAEHRGRHAEPASLVVVVETEYELDVFDRALRGVEV